DNA from Agarilytica rhodophyticola:
GCAAAAAAGACCTTGGTAATATTATCGGGCATATAATTTAGTAATTTTTGGGCAAGTAGTATCTGTGTGGGGTTTGATGAGTCTACACTGGTTTGATAAAAGCCCATATTCTTGCATGCCTCAAGCATTACCTCGCCTAGCTCTTGCCGCCCAAAACCTAGAGTAGTCGCACCTAAGCCTGCATCTGCAGATAAAAACTGATTACCATCTGAGTCTTCTACGAAGACACCTTTACCTCCGGTCATCACCTGGGGGCCAAAATGATTTAGCAGGCCGATTGAAGACATAGGGTGAAGTATACTTTCAATATCTAAAGCTTTTAATTGTGTGCTGGTGTAAACCATAGATGAGGCTCGCATTTATTTTGATCGTTTGTTCACAAGGGCCGTGATGAGACTTTTTCAGTTCTTAGGCCAGGGTTTAGAATTGAGTGAGCGAGACTACAAATAAGTTCTAATGAGTCTGTTGATATGTGGATAAAGTATATATTTTGCTACAGCCTTGAGCGGGTTTTAATACAGCCTTGAGCGGGTTTTAATACAGCCTTGAGCTGGTTTTAATGTAGCCTTGAGTGGGGTTTAATATGGCCCTGAGCTAGTTTTGCTACAACCTTAAGTTTGTTTTTTATAGCCCCAAAATGGCGTTATAAATCTTTTTCTTCTTCATCTGCCACACGTTCAAAACTAAAGTCGCTGACACAATAATCACTTGATTTGTGTTTCTATAGCGAGCTGTTTAAGACGTTGCTAGAAATATCTCGTGCGCTTTGAAATACCCCTTTTATTAACACTTACTCTCTCGGAACTCATTATGAATTCTTACCTAATTCATGTATTTTTTATTGTTGTCAACGTGCTAAGTACCAGCTATTTACATGCATCTACGCAATCCTCCTCATCATCGATAAAAATTTGGGTTAAGTCCGCAGAAGCACCAACTATTTGGGTATGGACAGAAAACTCAGCTATCTCTGAAGAGATGGGATTCACATGGCAGAAACAACAAAAACTATTAATAGATACAAAGCATCCCGAATACTATTACTGGCAGTTGCCGGATAAATACGCTGCACAGATATCCTCTCGCACACCACTTAAATTCAAGCTTAATGCTAAGGGGTATGCATATAGTATTGCCAGAAGTGGTTGTCTCGATGATGATAAGCAGTGGGACAATGCCAGTGATGGATGTTTTTTAAAAGAGGATTACCGACCTTATATCGGTCCCTACCTGACACTAATATCTCCTGATCTATCGGATAATAACGAAACAGTGAAAGTCTTAGATCCCGCTACTAGCATAGTAATCAATTATGAGACAAATGCTAGATATCCTAATTGGCGAGCCAATGTTCAATATCGCGAATTAGGCAGCCAAACCTGGATGCAAGTAGAAGAGCAAATCAGTGGACGTCGTATTCATCATATTGCCTTAACAGGACTACTGTCTGATCGCACTTATGAGTATCGAGTTATTTCTCCTGATGGGCAACAGGGAAAAGTCTACCGTTTTGATACCGCACCAAAGCGATTGGATGAAAGTCATTTCCTTGCTATTGGCGACATGCAAGATCCTGGGGATTCCAATCAGCGTTGGCAAGATGTTGCCAACGCCATTGTCGCTAATCATCTCGATGATTTTAGATTTATTATTACTGTCGGTGATATGGCTAAAGATGATATTTCACACAATGGCCAACGTTACTATTTTTGGAAAGTCTTTTTCGATAAAGGCCGCCAACTTTTTGCCCGTAAACCTATAATGCCAACGCCCGGTAATCACGATACACCAGAAAATATATTCACAGGTGATCCTGAATATTTAAGTAATGCCGAAGACACAGCTTCCTATCGCAAGTACTTCAACCTGCCGACAGATATGGCATTTGCCGATTACTACCACTTTGATTACGGCAATGCCCATTTTATGAGTCTCAACTCTGAAATTCCCGTTTTTTATGGCAGACATCCCCAAAGAGATCAAGAACAAAGGGTAAAGCGGCAGCGGGAATGGCTAACAAGACAATTAAATCGTCCTGTTCAATCAACATGGAATTTTGCCTATTGGCATGTACCAGCTATTAATCCTGCTGGGGGTAAAAGCGAGGTGGACTTTATGCGTCCGCTAACAGACTTATTTCATACCAAACTAGACTGGTTGATCACAGGTCATGTACATGAAAATCAACGGGTGAAACCCACTATTGCTAATGCTAGAAATATACAGCAAGTTGCCGATTACGGGAGACTGCGACAACAAGGAGTCGGATATTTTATTTGTCCTCCAGCAGGTCAGTGGCCACGAGATAATTCTTCCCGTGATATGCACCTGCTTGATTTTTATCCTCACTACAATGGCAAAGTTGCCTATGAAATAGGCTATTCAATTTTTCAAACAACAGCTAGAACGCTTCGCTTAACCACCTACGGCATGGGAGATGTTAATAACAGAAACCATTATCGCTATGGTGACAATGGAAGTGTCAGGATTATTGATCAGCTATCTTATTCAAAAGTAACACCGCCAGAAGAATTTCTCCGCCGGTATACCACTGTGGACTTTAGAGGATCTCAAAATAACTGGCAAAGAACGCCTTTTTTATTAATTGCTGATAATACATGGCAGATTGATATTGCTATTGATGGGCCCGACTCATTTTTTAAATTTTATTTAGACGGAGATTGGCATGGCGACAATCAACCTGATGGTATCGCCTTAACCGATGAGGCATCAAATATTTTAATAGCGCAAGGTATAGGAAGTTATCGCATTACTCTGGATGATCGTAGTTTGCGCTATCACATAGAGAAGTTATAAATTTTGTGCGGCTGTGAACTTTAAAAAAGGGCCGCATAAGCGGCCCTAAATTATTTCTTTAAGAATTACTTTTTTATGGTAGGTACTACTAGTCTGCCAAAGGCAATCCACTAGCAACAGAGGTTGGAATAATCTCGAACAAGTTAAGAGATGCAGGATCAGTTAAAGCTGACATGAAAGACATAAGATCTTTGATCTCGTTATCATTAAGTGGTCTGCCATAAACAACCAATTCTGGATCAAGGGTGCTTAAAATTGTTTCGAGAGTTTGTGGGTCATTTTGGAAAATACCTGCTAATTCAAACTCAATTTGACTGGCATCATAGGTTGCCAAAGAAGTGAACGGATCAAGATGGTGACGAATTGCGTCTTCAAGTTCATCAAACGCACCGTTGTGCATATAAGGTCCTTCAAGCTCTATGTTACGCAGTGAAGGTGTACGGAACTGGAAGTTTTCACTTGGGTTACCAGTAATTGCACCACGTCCTAAATCAAGTGGCGCTGCGTCTCCACGACCTGTACCCACTTGTGGTGCAGCAATGTTGTGGAATTCAAAGTCGGTTTGTAAACCGCCAGAGTGACAAGCAGCACAGTTAGCGCGTCCGTAGAATAGTAATGCACCACGTTTTGCACTGTCTGACATTGCCGAGTTATCACCGGCTAGGTAACGGTCAAAAGGTGAATCCAAAGCGGTAAAGGCTTCGGTCATAAAGGCACCCATTGCATTTGAAAGATCTGCGATATCAAGATCTTTTTGTTCAACGCCAGGGAATGCAGCATCTAGCAGCTCATCATAACCTTCGTTGTTAACAATACGTGCAGTAATTAAATCCCAAATTTCTACAAAGTCTTCATCCGTTAAATCACCAAGCTCATTCGGTTGACCGAATACATCAAGCTGGCCAGGGAAGCCTCTCATTTCTTCGTCTGGAGTAATTGGGAATGCAGAGAATGCACCCAACGCGTTAGTGAAGTTTTGTGGGGTATCATCACCAGCAGGAGAGATAAAGCCTTCTTGTGCGTTACCTGATAAACGACCATCCCAGAACATTACATCCCAACCGGGAACACCACGGTTCCATAAGCTCAAAGCGTTACGAGGTAAAAAATCGAAACGCTCATCACCATTTTGTCGACGGCTAGGTCCTAAGCCAATAGCACCTTGAGCACGAGATTGACTCTGTCCATCTGCTGAACCAAGAAAAGGACTGTGACATGTTTCACAGTCAATATTACGGCGTCCAGAAAGTTCTTTGTCAAAGAAAAGACTCTGACCAAGTTCTACCATTGCTGGATCTTGTGGTGCGGGTTTTTCCACTGACTTAACGTCGTGAAACCTAAGTTTTTTGCGTAGCAAAATATCAGTTTTACTAATTCCGCCATTATAACGGAAGAAATTACTTTTTTTATGAGGGGTGGCGGCATTGACATTAATATTTAGACTTAAGCCAATACAGAGCGCCAAACTTACTAAACCTAACTTTTTGGTTTTTGAAGCCATAGCTAAAATCTCCTGCAACCTTTAAAAATTAAAGAAGGATATTGTTGTGATAGAAAACTTTTTGAAAAAACGATAGGGAGTCATTTAACAAAAAGCTGTTCTATATAACTTACTTGTAACTTCTCACATAGTCATCACTTGTGGCGCCTCAAGTAACGAATAAAACCCGTTGTGATACTTTCTTTTAATATTGATAATTAGGGTGACAGGTATAACAAATGAAAGTGATTATTATTTTGGAATTAATTTATATATAAGCTGAATTATTACTTAACATGTTCTAGACAATAAAAAATGAAGATAAATTTAAATAGATTCTTAAAATAGTTTTAATAAAAAAATATTATCGCACTAAAAATAAATCTCAATCTTTATCGTTTTAATCATGCCATAAAATTTTAAAAAAATTAAAGCGATTTCATAACTATTTGGTATTACAGATTAGAAACTATAAATAGAGCGCTAATGACTAAAAAATTATGACAATAAATTTTATAGATTTGTGATCTTTATTTTTTAAGTAATCGACTAGAATAAATTGAATAGGTAATAACAGCACAGGAGATGGTTTTTTTAGTAATGAGAATCATTATCAATTTTTTACCAATTCACTCATAGCACTTTACGATATGTTTTTTAGATCAGTTTAAGAAAAAAAATCAATTAGTAGCTTTTAAGTGACTATGTTTAACTATAGGTGTAGTTCGAATCTAAGCTTTTTAATCTCTCTATTTAAGAGGAAGTATCTATGAAAATGTTAATGTATTTATTGTGCGGCGGTATATTCCTTAGTTTCTTTTTGTTAATAACTTCGGATTTTTTGAGTTATGAATCAATAGATTTAAAAGAAACTGACATTGCTATTGGTACTGATAATGATTTTCATCAAAGAGTAGAGAGCTAATAAGTAAATTATTGATGTTATACTTTTGGATGAACATTATCCTAGTTTTAACCTTCTACCATCAATGACTAAATATTTTGCATATTATATTAGCGATGAATGTTGTTACTTTTAATTCTTCTACCCATATTTCTATCTAACCGAAAAAGTAATATTTATTTAGATCCTTGTCTTACTTCTGATCAAACTAAATTTGTTTTCAGATCTTCCTCCATTATCTCTGTTTAATTACAATTTGCCATAACACGCCTGTACAGAAAATAACTGATCCATAGGGGCTTTGGTGGAAAATATTTTTTGGTGAAAATTTAGTGTGATACTGGTTAGTATAGATTGATGATTTGCAGGAAATGAGAAAAAAGCTATTATTTAAATAAA
Protein-coding regions in this window:
- a CDS encoding metallophosphoesterase → MNSYLIHVFFIVVNVLSTSYLHASTQSSSSSIKIWVKSAEAPTIWVWTENSAISEEMGFTWQKQQKLLIDTKHPEYYYWQLPDKYAAQISSRTPLKFKLNAKGYAYSIARSGCLDDDKQWDNASDGCFLKEDYRPYIGPYLTLISPDLSDNNETVKVLDPATSIVINYETNARYPNWRANVQYRELGSQTWMQVEEQISGRRIHHIALTGLLSDRTYEYRVISPDGQQGKVYRFDTAPKRLDESHFLAIGDMQDPGDSNQRWQDVANAIVANHLDDFRFIITVGDMAKDDISHNGQRYYFWKVFFDKGRQLFARKPIMPTPGNHDTPENIFTGDPEYLSNAEDTASYRKYFNLPTDMAFADYYHFDYGNAHFMSLNSEIPVFYGRHPQRDQEQRVKRQREWLTRQLNRPVQSTWNFAYWHVPAINPAGGKSEVDFMRPLTDLFHTKLDWLITGHVHENQRVKPTIANARNIQQVADYGRLRQQGVGYFICPPAGQWPRDNSSRDMHLLDFYPHYNGKVAYEIGYSIFQTTARTLRLTTYGMGDVNNRNHYRYGDNGSVRIIDQLSYSKVTPPEEFLRRYTTVDFRGSQNNWQRTPFLLIADNTWQIDIAIDGPDSFFKFYLDGDWHGDNQPDGIALTDEASNILIAQGIGSYRITLDDRSLRYHIEKL
- a CDS encoding cytochrome-c peroxidase, whose amino-acid sequence is MASKTKKLGLVSLALCIGLSLNINVNAATPHKKSNFFRYNGGISKTDILLRKKLRFHDVKSVEKPAPQDPAMVELGQSLFFDKELSGRRNIDCETCHSPFLGSADGQSQSRAQGAIGLGPSRRQNGDERFDFLPRNALSLWNRGVPGWDVMFWDGRLSGNAQEGFISPAGDDTPQNFTNALGAFSAFPITPDEEMRGFPGQLDVFGQPNELGDLTDEDFVEIWDLITARIVNNEGYDELLDAAFPGVEQKDLDIADLSNAMGAFMTEAFTALDSPFDRYLAGDNSAMSDSAKRGALLFYGRANCAACHSGGLQTDFEFHNIAAPQVGTGRGDAAPLDLGRGAITGNPSENFQFRTPSLRNIELEGPYMHNGAFDELEDAIRHHLDPFTSLATYDASQIEFELAGIFQNDPQTLETILSTLDPELVVYGRPLNDNEIKDLMSFMSALTDPASLNLFEIIPTSVASGLPLAD